The sequence GGTCGAAGAAATATGGCAGGAGTTAGCGACAGCAAAATACGAAGAGTGGGAGCGCGATTCTACCAAGCGATCTTATGACTTACGAAATCTTGAGTATTCTCTCTTCTATATTATTCCTATTTTCTGATGTTATGATGCCTTTTATTAGTGGCAAAAGTAAACCTATGATTTTATGCTCTTACATAACTTGAGTGAATTTTGATATGTTTGACCCACATTCTAGTTTAGCTATTTTATCAAGTTTACATGACCAGTTAACCTGTTATTTATCTGATTCTGTTTTTTTATCAAGTTTAAATTGATTTGGAAAGTTTAcctgattttttatttttattttttgttaatatttgtcATTATGTGATACAGAGAATCTTGCAAGATAGCTCTGAAAGAAAAACATGTGCATGATGGTAAtctaaatgaagaagatgatgaagttACCGATTCAACTTCAGAACAATTAGCAGCTTTGAAACTAGTTTTCTCCAAAGCTGCAGAAGCCGACACACCAACAGAGGTACAATGTGTGTTTTTTTCTTATCAAATCAAAATGCATGTTTGGTTCTGAAAAAACTTATCTGTAATACATACATACAGGTGCCTGACTATCTTTGTTGCAAAATCACGCTCGATATATATCGAGATCCTGTCATCACTCCTAGCGGTTTAACTTATGAAAGGGCAGTCATTCTTGATCATCTAGATAAGGTATTTCAacccaacccattttgacatattaCATGAGCTAACCAACCCGTACAATTTGTCAGTTCAAGAgagtatctttaaaaaaaaaaaaaaacgatatgTCTGTCTTACGCTATTCATACTAAAAAAAAATGTGATACAGGTGGGGAAGTTTGATCCAATTACTCGTGAAACCCTTTTGCCTTCACAACTAATCCCAAATTTGGCTATTAAAGAAGCGGTTGAAGCGTTTTTGGAGAAGCATGGTTGGGCGTATAAGACAGAGTAAAGAGTGATCCATGTATACATACATATTGACATTCAGTGATGGTAAATAGATGGGGTTTGTTACAGATTGTTGTTTTTTGCATCCTAAAAATTTGGTGGTGCGTCAATATGTTGTAAAGTTACATTATGAATCTTTTGGTATTTTTTTTAAAACATCGAACACTCACTTTCAACTACAGATAGTCCATCATGGGCTCGAATTTACAACCTCAAAGTTGATTAGTTACCTCGATACCTATGTCAAAGGGTTCTTTGGTGTCTTTTGCTATTTAAAAGGCTTACGTATTACTTAATATGTAGCCTTTTAAATTGGAACTAAAATCTCTTGAATGACCATGTTGTATATACACTAAAAGATTTCCTTCGCTCTTTGCCCTGGCTGTACCATGCTATTGACGACAAGGCATTTCTTTCTCGAAGTAAACTTTCTTCTCTTCTTGCTTTAGAAAGATTGCAGCTAGCGTGCATGCAGTACCCTCTGGTCAATATTTTTTTTTGGACAGCTTGGTTAGTTGGTTAACACCCACCCCCCTCCCAGGGAGAAACCCAGGATCGAACCTCACTCCCATCGTCCTGATTACGCGCACGCAGAGCAGTAGTACCCGGGAGCTTTAAACCGCTAACGTTTGCCCGTGGGTACTGTAGCGGTCTTGGAAACAAACAAGGGAAAACTCCCGATGTGTATGTGGAGTGGGAGTTGAGTCCCGAGATCATCTTTTTTTGGATTGTCATTTCGAGGCCTTGAAACCTCTTCAATCATATGATGTGTATGTGGAGTGGGAGTTGAGTCCCGAGATCATCTTTTTTTGGATTGTCACACGTCAAAAGTTATATGGCATAGCATTCACTTATGGGCAGGTCTTTCGCCTCCTGTTATTGATTCCGTGGTTGATCCTTTAGATTGGTTGATTTTGTGGTCTCGGTCTAAAGAGGTAAGAAGGATAT comes from Rutidosis leptorrhynchoides isolate AG116_Rl617_1_P2 chromosome 4, CSIRO_AGI_Rlap_v1, whole genome shotgun sequence and encodes:
- the LOC139843203 gene encoding E3 ubiquitin-protein ligase CHIP-like, whose protein sequence is MAKGVISAIDQAEQLKQDGNLYFKKNRLGAAIDAYTEAITLCPNIPVYWTNRALCHRKRNDWTRVEEDCLKAVQLDHKSVKGHYMLGLALLQREKYAEGIKELQRALDLGRGAHPNSYMVEEIWQELATAKYEEWERDSTKRSYDLRNLEESCKIALKEKHVHDGNLNEEDDEVTDSTSEQLAALKLVFSKAAEADTPTEVPDYLCCKITLDIYRDPVITPSGLTYERAVILDHLDKVGKFDPITRETLLPSQLIPNLAIKEAVEAFLEKHGWAYKTE